A genome region from Ralstonia solanacearum K60 includes the following:
- a CDS encoding host specificity protein J: MRNIIGYGGGKGGGSSSTPTEAPDSLHSIAYARVLDLVSEGEIAGLVNGLQSIYLDGTPLANADGTLNFQNVAVDYRPGTQDQDAIPGFPSVENETAVGVELTATAPWVRAVTNTQLSAVRVQLSVPALSRADTSNGNINGYRVEYAIDLAVDGGALQQVLASAFDGKTTSKYTRTHRVELPPAKTGWTIRVRRITPNANSGTIADVTRIESIAEVIDAKLRYPNSALIGVRIDARQFNSVPTRSYHLRGRIIRVPSNYDPLTRTYTGLWDGTFKVSYSNNPAWVFYDIVLHRRCGLGDRVSADMVDKWALYQIGQYCDELVPDGRGGQEPRFTCNCYLQQRNDAYPVLQDLASVFRGMAYWAASNVVAVADMPSTASYLFHSGNVVDGRFTYAGSARRARKTVALVSWNDPADRYIAKVHPVPDDEGIARYGVQQTEVTAFGCTSQGQAHRVGQWILLTSRLETETVTFRVGLDAAVVMPGSIIEVADPARAGRANGGRVRSAAGRAVMLDRSVVVKEGDTLLVNLPDGTAQRRTISRVDGQSLTVSADWSQPLQAEAVWSVESADLKTQLFRVVSVREGEGLTFEISALEHNPSKFAVIDHGTRIEARPVSVLPPSVQPPPTDVTLSTYSAIDQGIAITTMVIDWQPAASAVAYTVEWRRDNGEWVTAGRTGSQSIEVRSIYAGTYVARVRAINALDVASLPAYSAETRLTGKTSPPPVVGTLIATAIVFGIRLDWAFPTGPLDVERTELWWSKTPDRAAATKLGDFAFPANTHTLMGLAAGATFYFWARLVDKSGNVGAWYPSGNGVLGMSSDQASDILSYMKGEIGKTLLSAELLSVIESIDPPMAGSDGDFAGDDTVYAGIVSTQSVLEEAGRAIAQQVTTMQATVAQSSAAVQVAQRAVAEQGGKLAAMYTIKTQIAANGRTYLAGIGVGVENNNGVIESQVLIAADRFAVLHPNGANMFTPFVVQGGQVFMDSAFIADGTITSAKVGDIQSNNFVAGQSGWRLSKAGVFENNGNGAGGRRVDTSALTQIYDSNGTLRVRLGVW, translated from the coding sequence ATGCGCAACATCATCGGCTACGGTGGCGGCAAGGGCGGCGGCAGTAGCAGCACGCCAACCGAAGCGCCGGACAGCCTGCACTCGATCGCCTATGCGCGCGTGCTGGATCTTGTCTCCGAGGGCGAGATCGCGGGCCTGGTCAACGGCCTGCAGAGCATTTATCTTGACGGCACGCCGTTGGCCAACGCCGACGGCACACTCAACTTCCAGAATGTGGCCGTGGACTACCGCCCCGGCACGCAGGATCAGGATGCGATCCCGGGGTTCCCTTCGGTCGAGAACGAAACCGCCGTCGGCGTCGAGCTGACGGCGACCGCGCCCTGGGTGCGGGCAGTCACGAACACGCAGCTGTCAGCGGTGCGCGTGCAGCTGTCGGTGCCGGCGCTGTCTCGCGCGGATACCAGCAACGGCAACATCAACGGCTACCGGGTCGAGTATGCGATCGACCTGGCGGTCGATGGCGGCGCGCTGCAGCAGGTGCTGGCCAGCGCGTTCGACGGCAAGACGACCAGCAAATACACTCGCACGCACCGTGTCGAGCTGCCGCCCGCGAAAACCGGCTGGACAATCCGCGTGCGGCGCATCACGCCCAATGCGAACAGCGGCACGATCGCCGACGTGACACGGATCGAATCGATCGCCGAGGTGATCGACGCCAAGCTGCGCTATCCGAATTCGGCGCTGATCGGCGTGCGCATCGACGCGCGCCAGTTCAACAGCGTGCCGACGAGGTCGTATCACCTGCGGGGCCGCATCATCCGCGTGCCGAGCAATTACGACCCGCTCACTCGCACCTACACGGGCCTATGGGATGGCACGTTCAAAGTGTCCTACAGCAATAACCCGGCGTGGGTGTTCTATGACATCGTGCTGCACCGCCGGTGCGGGCTGGGCGATCGCGTCAGCGCAGACATGGTCGACAAGTGGGCGCTGTACCAGATCGGCCAATACTGCGACGAGCTGGTGCCCGACGGCCGTGGCGGGCAGGAGCCGCGCTTTACCTGCAACTGCTACCTGCAGCAGCGCAACGACGCATACCCCGTCCTGCAGGATCTCGCCAGCGTCTTCCGTGGCATGGCCTACTGGGCCGCAAGCAACGTCGTCGCAGTCGCGGATATGCCGTCGACGGCCTCATACCTGTTCCACTCGGGCAATGTAGTAGACGGCCGGTTCACATACGCCGGGAGCGCTAGGCGGGCACGGAAAACAGTGGCTCTCGTGTCGTGGAACGATCCAGCAGATCGGTACATCGCCAAGGTGCACCCGGTGCCCGACGATGAGGGCATTGCGCGCTACGGCGTCCAGCAGACCGAGGTGACTGCGTTCGGCTGCACGTCGCAGGGCCAGGCGCACCGAGTCGGCCAGTGGATCCTGCTGACCAGTCGCTTGGAAACCGAGACCGTGACATTCCGAGTCGGGCTCGATGCGGCCGTGGTGATGCCGGGTTCGATCATCGAGGTCGCCGACCCGGCGCGCGCGGGCCGGGCCAACGGTGGCCGCGTCCGTTCGGCCGCCGGCCGGGCGGTAATGCTCGATCGGTCGGTGGTGGTCAAGGAAGGCGATACGCTGCTGGTGAACCTGCCGGACGGTACCGCACAGCGCAGAACTATCTCGCGGGTCGATGGGCAAAGCCTGACCGTGTCCGCCGACTGGTCGCAGCCGCTGCAGGCGGAGGCGGTGTGGTCCGTCGAGAGCGCCGATCTCAAGACCCAGTTGTTCCGCGTGGTGTCGGTGAGGGAGGGCGAGGGGCTAACGTTCGAGATTTCGGCGCTCGAGCACAACCCATCGAAATTCGCGGTGATCGACCACGGCACGCGCATCGAGGCGCGGCCGGTGTCGGTGTTGCCGCCATCCGTGCAGCCGCCGCCGACCGACGTGACGCTGTCCACCTACAGCGCCATTGATCAGGGTATCGCCATCACGACGATGGTGATCGACTGGCAGCCAGCCGCAAGCGCGGTCGCCTACACGGTCGAATGGCGCCGGGACAATGGCGAGTGGGTAACGGCCGGCCGCACGGGCTCACAGAGCATCGAGGTGCGCAGCATCTACGCCGGCACCTACGTTGCGCGGGTGCGCGCGATCAACGCGCTCGACGTGGCGTCGCTGCCGGCCTATTCGGCGGAGACCCGGCTCACCGGCAAAACCTCGCCGCCGCCGGTGGTGGGCACGCTGATCGCCACTGCCATCGTGTTCGGGATCCGGCTCGACTGGGCGTTCCCGACCGGGCCGCTCGATGTAGAGCGGACCGAGCTCTGGTGGAGCAAAACACCGGATCGCGCGGCGGCGACGAAGCTGGGCGATTTCGCGTTCCCCGCCAACACGCACACGCTGATGGGGCTGGCCGCCGGCGCGACGTTCTATTTCTGGGCGCGTCTGGTCGACAAATCCGGCAATGTCGGCGCGTGGTACCCGTCCGGCAATGGCGTGCTCGGCATGAGCAGCGACCAAGCCTCCGACATCCTCAGCTACATGAAGGGCGAGATCGGGAAAACGCTGCTCTCAGCCGAGCTGCTGTCAGTGATCGAGTCGATTGACCCGCCAATGGCCGGCAGCGACGGGGATTTCGCCGGCGACGACACCGTCTATGCCGGGATTGTGTCGACGCAGTCGGTGCTGGAGGAGGCTGGCCGCGCCATCGCGCAGCAGGTGACGACCATGCAGGCCACGGTCGCGCAGAGCAGTGCGGCGGTGCAGGTGGCCCAGCGGGCGGTTGCCGAGCAGGGCGGCAAGCTGGCGGCGATGTACACCATCAAAACGCAAATCGCGGCCAACGGCCGGACCTACCTGGCCGGGATCGGCGTCGGCGTGGAGAACAACAACGGTGTTATCGAGAGCCAGGTGCTGATTGCCGCGGACCGGTTCGCGGTGCTGCACCCGAATGGCGCCAACATGTTCACGCCGTTTGTGGTGCAGGGCGGGCAAGTGTTCATGGATTCGGCGTTCATCGCCGACGGCACGATCACCAGCGCCAAGGTCGGCGATATCCAGTCGAACAACTTCGTTGCGGGTCAGAGCGGATGGAGGCTCAGCAAGGCAGGGGTGTTCGAGAACAACGGCAACGGCGCCGGCGGCCGGCGCGTCGACACCAGCGCGCTCACGCAGATCTACGACAGCAACGGCACCCTGCGCGTGCGCCTGGGGGTGTGGTGA
- a CDS encoding glycoside hydrolase family protein → MPYTEPSVLGGRNLAAYLDMLAYSEATDNGRQPTRDRGYDVLVGGGLFVSYADHPRILIDLPRLGIKSTAAGRYQLLARYYDPYRRQLRLTDFGPAAQDAIAVQQIRERGALADIQAGRLAAAIAKCKNIWASLPGAGYGQHEHKFETLREHYLRCGGREGGA, encoded by the coding sequence ATGCCATACACAGAGCCGTCCGTGCTGGGCGGTCGGAATCTTGCCGCGTATCTGGACATGCTGGCGTACAGCGAGGCCACCGACAACGGCCGCCAGCCGACGCGCGATCGCGGTTACGACGTGCTGGTGGGCGGTGGCCTGTTCGTGAGCTATGCCGACCATCCGCGCATCCTCATCGATCTGCCGCGCCTTGGCATCAAATCGACTGCAGCGGGTCGGTATCAGCTGCTCGCGCGCTACTACGACCCGTACCGCCGGCAACTGCGGCTGACCGATTTCGGCCCGGCCGCCCAGGATGCGATCGCGGTCCAGCAGATCCGCGAGCGGGGCGCCCTGGCCGATATTCAAGCCGGCCGGCTGGCCGCTGCGATCGCCAAATGCAAAAACATTTGGGCTTCCTTGCCAGGCGCCGGCTACGGCCAGCACGAACACAAATTCGAGACGCTCCGTGAGCACTATCTACGCTGCGGTGGCCGCGAGGGAGGGGCATAA